A stretch of Chitinophaga caeni DNA encodes these proteins:
- a CDS encoding TonB-dependent receptor, translated as MCFHLAGYGQLAEFIGRVTDQQDTALCNAIISIQNKAHHFSDTANHGGRFHIKNIPAGTYTMQITCEHFAPLYFSITCKGGEIFSQNFMLQPASRQLESVTINGDRLQKSNDVITIHKIAQPVQIINLETIQRLANRRLDELLSEQSGIAMVSDLGAGNRAIGPQMQGFSSDYIMILIDGQPMTGRFNGNFDLSRISLANIERIEIIKGASSSLYGSEAMGGVINIITQQDIKKASGNLHAMYGTNNNTDLSLQGQGAAFKNKAIFNFGGDYYKTDGFNVNNEYLEKGQTAPPYESITGQARLQYRFNEQRNLSANFRYSSRNSSMRRDYGSQPFMDMLDENDVNIGVHFNHFTGSGNRYLVRYYFNRYSTDQSVRQDDSHTLLQEHLFRQYTQRLELQGSHDWPQQDLSLIYGLGGDYQSIYQEQAEDSRSRWNYFAYGQLNWHINKSIEMIGGLRYDGNDAFGAKLNPTIGAKWRLRPWLSGKASFGTGYKVPSYMQAYQVFTNPNQGYTVVGALQFDQHVQELQSAGLVQQIWSNAESIKDLQPERASSYNVSFEANFAKSGAISINGFYNKINNLINTEPVGIMKNGQQLFSFVNISRAFTSGLEFSSGYEPVKGVKVSLGYQYLLAKNRDIIDSIKAGKQKYATVRADGGIRKAKAGDYFALPNRSRHMANAQIMYSYKPWGIHVALRAQYRGKYGFLDIDNNGYIDRYDVFVEGYTLLHCSLQKDLWQNRLRCQLNIENIGNFTNYLVPTQPGRIIMAGIQYKFEAPGKKFDSNKH; from the coding sequence TTGTGCTTTCATCTAGCAGGTTACGGGCAGTTGGCTGAATTTATCGGAAGGGTCACTGACCAACAAGACACGGCGCTTTGCAATGCGATCATCAGCATACAAAACAAGGCGCATCATTTTTCTGATACTGCTAATCATGGAGGGCGGTTCCATATAAAAAACATACCTGCCGGAACGTATACAATGCAAATTACCTGTGAGCATTTCGCACCGCTTTATTTCAGCATAACCTGTAAAGGCGGTGAAATATTCAGTCAAAATTTCATGTTGCAGCCTGCCAGCAGGCAGCTTGAATCCGTAACCATCAACGGTGATCGCTTGCAAAAATCAAATGATGTTATCACGATCCATAAAATAGCACAACCTGTTCAAATTATAAACCTGGAAACGATTCAAAGATTGGCGAACCGGCGATTAGATGAATTATTGAGCGAACAAAGCGGCATTGCCATGGTCAGTGACCTCGGCGCCGGCAACCGTGCCATCGGTCCGCAAATGCAAGGATTCAGCTCAGATTATATCATGATTTTAATTGATGGTCAACCTATGACGGGGCGTTTCAACGGTAATTTCGACTTGTCCAGGATCAGCTTGGCGAATATAGAAAGGATCGAAATCATCAAGGGCGCCAGTAGCAGTTTATATGGTAGCGAAGCTATGGGTGGCGTCATCAATATCATCACGCAGCAGGATATAAAAAAAGCGTCGGGTAACCTTCACGCGATGTACGGAACTAATAATAATACCGACTTATCCCTACAAGGGCAAGGTGCTGCATTTAAAAATAAAGCAATATTTAACTTCGGCGGCGATTATTATAAAACCGATGGATTCAATGTTAACAATGAATACCTTGAAAAAGGACAAACCGCCCCGCCGTACGAAAGCATCACCGGGCAAGCACGTTTACAATACCGTTTTAATGAGCAACGCAACTTGTCCGCAAACTTCCGTTATTCAAGCCGTAACTCTAGTATGCGACGCGATTACGGTTCACAACCCTTCATGGATATGCTAGACGAAAATGATGTGAATATCGGTGTACATTTTAATCATTTTACCGGTTCCGGCAACCGGTACCTGGTGCGGTATTATTTCAACAGGTATAGCACCGATCAATCCGTGCGGCAAGATGACAGCCATACATTACTACAGGAACATCTCTTCCGACAATATACCCAGCGCTTGGAATTACAGGGAAGCCACGATTGGCCACAGCAGGACTTGTCGTTGATATATGGCCTAGGCGGCGACTACCAGTCGATCTACCAGGAACAAGCGGAAGATAGCCGTTCCCGTTGGAATTATTTTGCTTACGGACAACTTAATTGGCATATCAACAAATCAATTGAAATGATCGGCGGACTGCGCTACGATGGGAATGATGCTTTTGGTGCAAAGTTGAACCCAACTATCGGGGCTAAATGGCGATTACGGCCCTGGTTGTCCGGGAAGGCATCCTTCGGAACGGGATATAAGGTACCGAGTTACATGCAAGCTTACCAGGTATTTACAAATCCCAACCAAGGTTACACCGTGGTGGGTGCATTGCAATTTGATCAACATGTACAGGAATTGCAGTCGGCAGGCCTGGTACAACAAATTTGGTCGAACGCTGAAAGCATCAAGGATTTACAGCCCGAAAGAGCATCTTCATACAATGTATCCTTCGAAGCAAACTTTGCTAAAAGCGGCGCCATTAGTATAAACGGGTTTTACAATAAAATCAATAATCTAATCAATACCGAACCGGTTGGTATCATGAAAAACGGGCAACAATTATTTTCCTTCGTCAATATTTCGAGGGCATTTACAAGCGGGTTGGAATTTAGTAGCGGGTACGAACCGGTAAAAGGAGTAAAAGTGAGCCTGGGCTATCAATACCTCCTAGCAAAAAACCGGGATATAATAGATTCCATCAAGGCAGGAAAGCAGAAATATGCAACAGTAAGAGCAGATGGCGGCATCAGGAAAGCCAAAGCAGGAGATTATTTCGCCTTGCCGAATAGGAGCCGGCATATGGCGAATGCTCAAATTATGTATTCATATAAGCCTTGGGGAATACACGTTGCGTTGAGGGCGCAATACCGGGGCAAATACGGTTTCCTGGATATTGACAACAACGGTTATATAGATCGTTACGACGTATTCGTGGAGGGCTATACCCTATTGCATTGCAGTTTACAAAAAGATCTATGGCAAAACAGGTTGCGGTGTCAATTGAACATTGAAAATATCGGGAACTTTACAAATTACCTTGTACCTACACAGCCCGGTAGGATCATTATGGCAGGCATTCAATACAAGTTCGAAGCGCCCGGGAAAAAATTTGATAGCAATAAACATTAG
- a CDS encoding class I SAM-dependent methyltransferase produces MELQEAIDFIDHPNLKQSKPGSWADFGCGDGLFTYALASLLPESSTIYAVDRSYHQMNKDFYPPHVDINFLLADFTMPQLALPGLQGILMANSLHYVKDKPAFLKQLKEYLKIPAYLLIVEYDTQRSNPWVPFPVHFSLLKKLLHSCGFNNVEKLRTRASIYDQGNMYVAMAST; encoded by the coding sequence ATGGAACTACAAGAAGCTATTGATTTCATCGATCATCCTAATTTAAAACAATCGAAACCCGGCAGCTGGGCAGATTTCGGATGCGGGGACGGACTGTTCACTTACGCCCTGGCCAGCTTGTTACCGGAATCCAGCACCATTTATGCCGTTGATAGAAGCTATCATCAAATGAATAAGGATTTTTATCCGCCCCATGTTGATATCAACTTTCTATTGGCAGACTTCACGATGCCACAATTAGCCTTGCCGGGCTTACAAGGCATATTGATGGCCAATTCATTGCATTATGTTAAAGATAAGCCAGCCTTTCTCAAACAATTGAAAGAATACTTGAAAATCCCGGCCTACCTGCTAATCGTAGAGTACGATACACAACGCTCAAACCCATGGGTGCCCTTCCCGGTACATTTTAGTCTACTGAAAAAACTTTTACATTCCTGCGGATTTAATAATGTAGAAAAACTCCGAACCCGTGCATCTATTTACGACCAGGGAAATATGTATGTCGCCATGGCATCTACCTAG
- a CDS encoding glycoside hydrolase family 88 protein, whose translation MKFIFSFIILIASICQQPVLAQSKKEAGILVQIETNLRDAARQYEVMMQLVPPGQFPRTYNAGIDKFVTSNSSWWCSGFYPGSLLYLYKESKNKVFLDEANRMLGFLEKEKNNKNTHDLGFMMYCSFGNANKLNPSEKYKDILLTSAQSLSTRFNPTVGCIKSWNGKPGEYLVIIDNMMNLELLFWATKVTGDSSYYKIATTHANTTMQHHFRDDYSSYHVVNYNSQTGAINERKTAQGFSDASAWARGQAWGLYGYTMTYRETRDQRYLDQANHIARFILKHKNYPADGIPYWDFDADNIPDALRDVSAAAVMASALLELSTYSKENKKTYKAAAEKIIMSLSSERYKAKIGTNGGFILEHSVGSIPHKSEVDVPLTYADYYFLEAMLRYKSLVETGKI comes from the coding sequence ATGAAATTCATCTTTTCCTTTATCATCCTAATCGCTAGTATATGCCAGCAGCCAGTATTGGCACAGAGTAAAAAAGAGGCGGGAATACTGGTTCAAATCGAAACGAACTTACGCGATGCCGCGCGGCAATACGAAGTAATGATGCAGCTTGTTCCTCCCGGCCAGTTTCCTCGAACTTATAATGCCGGCATAGACAAATTTGTGACGAGTAATTCCAGTTGGTGGTGCAGCGGTTTTTACCCGGGCAGTTTGCTATATCTTTACAAGGAAAGTAAAAACAAGGTTTTCCTTGATGAAGCCAACAGGATGCTCGGCTTCCTAGAAAAGGAAAAAAACAATAAGAACACGCATGACCTGGGTTTCATGATGTATTGCAGTTTCGGCAATGCGAATAAATTGAATCCTTCAGAAAAGTATAAAGATATTTTATTGACCAGCGCCCAATCATTATCTACCCGCTTTAACCCTACCGTCGGCTGTATAAAATCATGGAACGGTAAGCCCGGAGAGTACCTCGTAATCATTGATAACATGATGAACTTGGAGCTGTTGTTTTGGGCTACTAAAGTTACCGGTGATTCCAGCTATTACAAGATTGCAACCACCCATGCCAATACCACGATGCAGCATCACTTCCGCGATGATTATAGCTCTTACCACGTGGTGAACTACAATTCTCAAACCGGCGCTATCAACGAGAGGAAAACAGCACAGGGCTTTTCCGATGCATCAGCCTGGGCACGCGGGCAAGCATGGGGACTATACGGTTATACTATGACGTACCGCGAAACCAGGGACCAGCGCTACCTGGATCAAGCAAATCATATTGCACGGTTTATTTTGAAGCATAAAAATTATCCAGCCGATGGTATCCCTTACTGGGATTTCGATGCTGATAATATCCCGGATGCCTTGAGGGATGTTTCCGCAGCGGCCGTGATGGCATCCGCATTATTAGAATTAAGTACGTATAGTAAGGAAAATAAGAAGACATATAAAGCGGCCGCCGAAAAAATTATCATGAGCTTATCATCGGAAAGGTATAAAGCAAAGATTGGTACCAATGGCGGGTTTATCTTGGAACACAGCGTGGGAAGCATCCCGCATAAATCAGAAGTGGATGTACCGTTAACTTATGCCGATTATTATTTTTTGGAGGCGATGCTACGATATAAGAGCTTAGTAGAAACAGGAAAGATCTGA